From a single Apium graveolens cultivar Ventura chromosome 2, ASM990537v1, whole genome shotgun sequence genomic region:
- the LOC141705530 gene encoding vascular-related unknown protein 4-like: MDTSFASKENLSEDEDSEESGWTSYFDEFFANQKKEQYSSNFQVSDAASGVVDQKKFSESGRLVQSTSTLTKLSKTLDFKKRSKEILYDDSLEDTASSPVNSPKIMQVEGGIPDLRLDGRLDEKTGGVVKEGEGNDCRALKKPGLCLFSMSMTRS, translated from the exons ATGGATACATCTTTTGCTTCTAAAGAAAATTTatcagaagatgaagattcagAAGAGAGTGGATGGACTTCATACTTTGATGAATTTTTTGCCAACCAAAAAAAGGAGCAATATTCGAGTAATTTTCAGGTCTCTGATGCTGCTTCTGGTGTGGTTGATCAGAAGAAATTCTCAGAGTCAGGTCGATTAGTTCAATCGACCTCGACTCTGACAAAGTTATCGAAGACGTTAGACTTCAAGAAAAGAAGCAAAGAAATTTTGTATGATGATTCTTTGGAAGACACTGCTAGTTCTCCTGTTAATAGCCCCAAGATCATGCAG GTAGAAGGAGGTATTCCTGATCTTCGTCTAGATGGGCGGTTAGATGAAAAGACCGGTGGAGTGGTTAAGGAAGGAGAAGGAAATGATTGTAGAGCCTTGAAAAAACCAGGACTGTGCTTGTTTTCGATGTCCATGACAAGGAGCTAG